TTCGTAGAGAGAGTATATTATTCCGACAGTCAGAAGAATGCCTGTTCCGCTGCCGGGTGTTCCCAGCATGTCTGCACCCAGCGAAATCAATGCAACTGCTAGCGAACCGAGTATGGTCGCAGGTATTAGGTATTTTCCGATGACTGCCTCAAGGACTTTTGGGTCCTTTCTGTACCCTGGAATCGTCATGCCGGATTCATCGAGTTGCTGTGCGATGTCCTTCGGCGACATTCCGGTCATATATATCCACATCAAACCAAAAGCTACGGATAGGGAAATCAAAAGAATTCCATAAATTAAAATCCTGAGTGGATTAGCCAGGACGTCCCACACGCCGTTTGGTGGATGTACAAAATTGCTTAACCACTGCGCTCCGACCAGAGATGAGAATAGCCTTATGTTTGCGAAAATCGTCATGGCAAGGATAACTGGAATATTCGAGGTGTAGAGGAACTTTATCGGATATCTTCCTCTCATTCCTCCGTATTTTGCCAGCGTCACGGGCACCTCCACCCTAACACTTTCGAGATATACCACGACCAGAAAGATTAGGATAACTCCAACAACGCCCATCATATTGACTGGGCCTGGCGCAAAGAATGCGCTGAGTGGATTCTCTCCTGCCATCACGTCCCTTATAAAAACTGGTATCGCTCCGGTCCTCAAATTGAAAGTCTGCCAGAATACTGTCATCGCAACTCCTCCGGCTATGAAAAGACTGACCCCACTGCCAAATCCATATTTCGAGACAATTTCATCGAGATATATGACAATTATTCCACCTAGCGTTAGTTGGGCGACTATGGCAATTCCGGCTAAACTCGTAAGCTTTACGCCATATCTCCCAGCTAGAACAAGCATGGTTCCCTCAAATATTGCCATCAGAATCGCCAGAAGCTTCTGAGAACTCGTAAACACTGCCCTATCTTGTGAATCGGATAGATCCAGGTTGATTATCTTACTCCCTACGAGCAACTGCATTATAATGCCGGCAGTGACTATCGGGCCTATACCTAACTCCATCAAGGTTCCAGTCTGACTAGCGAACACAAACCTGAGCTGGCCGAGCAGTTCGCTAACTCCGAAACCCTTAGGTATCCCGTAAAGCGGAATCTGTGCCATGACGAAAAAAAGAACAAGAGCAAGAATCGTCCAAAAGAACTTCTCTTTAAACGAAACGTGACGCTTTGGAACCGAAATCTCCGGAAGTTTTCTTAAAATGGGTTCAAAAGCGTAAAGCTTCGAGCGTGGCTTTTCGGTTTCCTCCGCCATCATTAGTCACCGGTTGAAACCCGTCCACCAGCCTCCTCTATTTTTCTTCTGGCCTCGCTAGAGATTTTATCGGCTATTATCTCCATCGGGTGTTTGACTTCACCTCCACCCAAAACCTTCGAAAACCCAAGCTTCCTAACATCTATTTTATAGATATCTCCCTCCTTGGTCGCGAGCCCCTTTTCGACAAGCTCCTCTATTCTCTCATCGAGCTCTCCCACATTCACCGCTTCCTGCTCCCTTCTGGTAGGCGGAAAGAACCCGTGCTTTCCGAAATAATCCGGCGCGTAGTGGATTATGTATGACCACTTATGTTTGTGACCACCCGCCATTCCTTTACCGCCCCTCTCGCCGCTACCTCTTCCCCGCTTCGCACATCCTCTCCCGTGTGTCCTGCTGCCCCTCTTTTTCTTCACTTTCTTCCTTCTTCTTACAACCATCTTTTCACCTCATACCATCCGTTTGATCAGATCGTTTATTTTATCTCCACAGTAACCTAAGCTTCCACCTTCGCTCACAGATTTTTTCGTGGACTTGTACCCCTTTCGCGGAGGATGAAGACGGAAAACTCTTTTAAGGCCCGGAAGCTGTCGGATGGAGATTTTGTCCGAGCAAATTGCCTCAGCTATCTCTCGAAATGAACTGAAACCCCAAGATTTGAGGGTTTCCTCATCGATTTTTCTGTTCCCGATCAGTCGTCCTCTTTTTGCTATCAAGATTTCTAGCGTTTCCGGATTTATCTCCCCCCAAGTTATGTAATCTTTTGCCTTTTGCAACATGCCCATTAGAGACGGCGTATCATCAACGATCACGCAGTGATTTACTCTTGTTAGCCCTAACATTCTGAGAGTATCTATCACATCTCCCCTCGCCCGTATTCCTCCTCGCACTCTAACTACTGCCAGTTTCACCGGAAACACCCGCCCTACCAATGACAACGTTCCTAAGCTGATCTAGGGATGCTACCCTCGTAGTGTTTTTTAGAGCGCTGAAAGTTGCGAAAGCAAAGTTAATGGTCGTACGAGTCTCCCCTTCCGTATGGGTCCAAGCATCCTTTATCCCACTAAGTCTCAGGATTATCTTTGGAATCTCTGCCGCGACCAAACCCAGTCCTCTCGGACCGGGTTTTATTCTGATTATTGTGCTACCATTTTTTCCTTCTACTTCCCAAGGTACAGAATGTGGTCTGCCGCACCTGCACTCCCAGCTTCCACAACCGCGCGCGATCTCCGTTATGTTGAGTTTGGCGGCTGCGGTGGCCTTCCTTATGGCTTGGCTGATCTCTCTGGCTCTGCTTTTACCCACACCGATCAATCCGTCTCCATTTCCCACAACTGCGACGACCTGATATCTAGTCCTTCTCCCTGACTTGTGCATACGTTGTGTTAGATTAATGGAGAGAACTTCCTCTTTAAGATCTGGAACAAGGGCATCTACTATCTCCGGTTCCATAATTTTCTTCCCAGAGCGGAGAATCTCAGAGATGTCTTTTATTTTCCCCTCTTTAACAAGTCTGCCGAGCTCCGTTTTTGGTTCCCAAAGGTTTATGTCGAATGCTTCGCCAGGTCTCATTTCAGCACGCCTCCTAGAATCTTCTCTTTAATCTCGTTAAAGTGATTTGGTAGAGCTTCGGGCGGAAGACTTCTTGCGAGATATTGAGAGAACACTCTAGCATAAAGTTGGGGATTCTCCTCCTTTAGCTTTCTGGCATACTCGGCTATGTGCTCACCTGCTATTCTCTTGTCGTCAGGAAAAAGTTCTGGATCATGAGGAATTGAAAGACCCGCATCTAATGCACCTTTGAGAGCAGCAAAGACTCTTGCCCCTTTTGTTGGTGTGTATCTGTCAATATCCAGAACACACTCGGAAACTCCGTTGTCAAGTGCTCTCTTTGCGCATAGCAGTCCCACCAAATAGGCTGCTGGAACATTTGAGGTTCCTCCCTTCCAACCAAACTTCTGGAGCTGCTTCGAGTGAGCCTGCGCAATGACAAAATCGCCCACAGAACCCACTCCGATCACCTGCGCCTGAACATTGTTCAGAGACCATCTAACGACGAATCTAGGTTTTCCGGATTTCAAGAGTTTCAGTCGTTTCCGATAATCCGTTTTGCCTTCCCTACGTCTGCGGAATGGAACTCTATATCTCGGACCTTTTGCCATCTCGTAGTCACCCCTTGATTATTCCTTTTTCCCGCAAATAACGGTCCAAATGAGCCTTGCTTTTGAATGCACCCCTAGAAGCCATTCTGTATAACCTACGGTAAAGGCTCGGAGTTAAAACTCCTTGCTTTTTGAGCTCACGGAGCTTGGCTCTAAGAGGTCTAACTGTTCTTATCCATCTACGCTTGCGTGGGTCTCTAGCTCCCCTGGCCCCTTTTCTACTTCCGGGCCCCTGCTTTTTCTTTCCCCGCTCCCGGACTCTGCCTCTGCTGACGCCCTTCTCTGGTCTAGCTCTGATGTAACCCCTCTTTATAAGATTGCGAATATCATCAGCTGTCAGGGCGGCATCTACCTCGGCGATATGTTCCGGATCTATCCAAACCCTGTTGACGCCAACACCGAGAATTCTGGCAGCCGTCCTCCTCTTCTTATCCAGCTTCATTCAATCATCCTCCTGGGTTCAAGACCTTTATTTTCCTCTCCTGGGCCACCTTCAAAATCTGGGTCTTCAGACGTTTTCCAACAGTTGAGGATATTCTGATCGCTTGCGTCGAGGGATCAACCTTCTCCAGCTCCTTCAGGTTGTGGACGAGCACCTCCTTTAGACCGCATGGATGAAGGTCCCTTTCCGATTTAGGCGAACGATATCCTATCGAAACCAGAGGAGGTTTCCCTTTTATCTGTAGCCTCATCTTGCTGTCTTTTCCTCTCGGTCGCCTCCAAGATTCATCAAGCCGTTTGAATCTCCACCAACTTTGTCTCTTGAATTTTTTGCTCACGCTTTCACCCCTTTTCGGTTATGTAACAACCATCTTGGAAAATTCTCCGATCTCTATATCTCACGACTGTGGCTTGCTCTATGTTTGCGGCTGTCTGCCCCACGGCCTCCTTATCTATTCCGCTAACTATTATTTCATCACCTTCTACGCGCACGGTAACGCCTTCCAATATCTCCGCCACCCTTGGGTATTTCTCTCCCAAGAAGTTATGAATCAAAACTTTGTTTCCCTTCACCTCCACTTTTATCGGGAAGTGAGAATAAACTATCCTCAACTTATACGTATACCCATCCGTGACACCCTTAATCATGTTTCTCAAATGAGCCTTTATCGTTCCTACGGCCGCCTTCAGTTTTCTTTTCGGAGATGGCGCCTCTATCACAACAGTTCCATTTCCCTGTTTGATGACGACCTCGGGAAAACCGAAAGTCTTCTTTATGGAACCCTTCTTCCCGCTGACCTCGACTGTGTTTCCCTCAATTTTGACCTGGATGCCCTCTGGGATTTTCACAACATCTCTTATCATAGCCCTATACCTTCCGCTATTTCGTGTCTGTTTATTAAAAAGACTGTTGCTCCCGGTCTATTTGCAGGTTCTTTGGCTTTTCACGCTAATATGAGAAGTATTAAAGTAGCTGGAACCCAGTTTTGGTGGATTCGGATGGAGAGAAAACATGCGTGGAGTATAACTTTCACTTTGCTTTTTGCGTTGTTGATTGCGTTTCCCGTTTCATGTCTGCTGTCCGCTCTTTTTCCGATAACTGGCAGAATAACGCTCTCGGTAAGCGTTGAAGCCAAGAGGGTTGAGAATGCTGTTATCTTCATCGTGCGGCACACTGGAGGAGGTTGTTTATATTTTGATCTCGCAAAAAACCCGGACAAACTTATGGAAGGAGAAGTCTTGTTTTCTGACGGAAGTAAAATGAAAATTGTGAATTGGACTTTTGAGCGGCCAGATCGCTTCTGTGAGGGCGATCTTGCTTGGGCCAAGGCAGATATTTCGGAGAATCTCCGTGAGGATATTTTTGTAAAAATATGGATCGATGGAGTTGGAACTGTTTTCAGCGGATTCGTAACCATAAAGTAAAAAAGCATGTTTTCAGTAGTAGTAAATTGGCTGGCGGCCAAAGCGGCGGGGAAACACCCGGTCCCGTCCGATCCCGGAAGTTAAGCCCGCCTGCGTTCTGGACGGTACTGTGGTGCGCGAGCCCACGGGAAGTCCGGAACGCTGCCAGCCTCTTAAAATCGTCGATAGAACATTAGCAAACGTCTTCGCAAACCATTTCAAATTGCTTTGACTTTTTTCACTATTTTTGGTCTGAGCTTGATGAAGATTTTCTTCTTGCAGTGGGTACAGCTCAATCCTTCCGGAAGCTTCTCGTATGTTTTTCCACAGTTCTGACATTTCCACATATTCGTCCTTCCCTTCTTTGGCCAGAGAAATTTAAAGGTTTGGAAATAAAAAAGATTAGTTGGGCCCTGGTGGTGTAGCCGGGACTAACATGCAGGCCTGTCGAGCCTGCGCCCC
This region of Candidatus Hadarchaeales archaeon genomic DNA includes:
- the secY gene encoding preprotein translocase subunit SecY, encoding MAEETEKPRSKLYAFEPILRKLPEISVPKRHVSFKEKFFWTILALVLFFVMAQIPLYGIPKGFGVSELLGQLRFVFASQTGTLMELGIGPIVTAGIIMQLLVGSKIINLDLSDSQDRAVFTSSQKLLAILMAIFEGTMLVLAGRYGVKLTSLAGIAIVAQLTLGGIIVIYLDEIVSKYGFGSGVSLFIAGGVAMTVFWQTFNLRTGAIPVFIRDVMAGENPLSAFFAPGPVNMMGVVGVILIFLVVVYLESVRVEVPVTLAKYGGMRGRYPIKFLYTSNIPVILAMTIFANIRLFSSLVGAQWLSNFVHPPNGVWDVLANPLRILIYGILLISLSVAFGLMWIYMTGMSPKDIAQQLDESGMTIPGYRKDPKVLEAVIGKYLIPATILGSLAVALISLGADMLGTPGSGTGILLTVGIIYSLYEQMAREQLAEMFPAVRRLFGE
- a CDS encoding uL15m family ribosomal protein, with the protein product MVVRRRKKVKKKRGSRTHGRGCAKRGRGSGERGGKGMAGGHKHKWSYIIHYAPDYFGKHGFFPPTRREQEAVNVGELDERIEELVEKGLATKEGDIYKIDVRKLGFSKVLGGGEVKHPMEIIADKISSEARRKIEEAGGRVSTGD
- a CDS encoding 50S ribosomal protein L30; the encoded protein is MKLAVVRVRGGIRARGDVIDTLRMLGLTRVNHCVIVDDTPSLMGMLQKAKDYITWGEINPETLEILIAKRGRLIGNRKIDEETLKSWGFSSFREIAEAICSDKISIRQLPGLKRVFRLHPPRKGYKSTKKSVSEGGSLGYCGDKINDLIKRMV
- a CDS encoding 30S ribosomal protein S5; this translates as MRPGEAFDINLWEPKTELGRLVKEGKIKDISEILRSGKKIMEPEIVDALVPDLKEEVLSINLTQRMHKSGRRTRYQVVAVVGNGDGLIGVGKSRAREISQAIRKATAAAKLNITEIARGCGSWECRCGRPHSVPWEVEGKNGSTIIRIKPGPRGLGLVAAEIPKIILRLSGIKDAWTHTEGETRTTINFAFATFSALKNTTRVASLDQLRNVVIGRAGVSGETGSS
- a CDS encoding 50S ribosomal protein L18, producing the protein MAKGPRYRVPFRRRREGKTDYRKRLKLLKSGKPRFVVRWSLNNVQAQVIGVGSVGDFVIAQAHSKQLQKFGWKGGTSNVPAAYLVGLLCAKRALDNGVSECVLDIDRYTPTKGARVFAALKGALDAGLSIPHDPELFPDDKRIAGEHIAEYARKLKEENPQLYARVFSQYLARSLPPEALPNHFNEIKEKILGGVLK
- a CDS encoding 50S ribosomal protein L19e, with the translated sequence MKLDKKRRTAARILGVGVNRVWIDPEHIAEVDAALTADDIRNLIKRGYIRARPEKGVSRGRVRERGKKKQGPGSRKGARGARDPRKRRWIRTVRPLRAKLRELKKQGVLTPSLYRRLYRMASRGAFKSKAHLDRYLREKGIIKG
- a CDS encoding 50S ribosomal protein L32e — its product is MSKKFKRQSWWRFKRLDESWRRPRGKDSKMRLQIKGKPPLVSIGYRSPKSERDLHPCGLKEVLVHNLKELEKVDPSTQAIRISSTVGKRLKTQILKVAQERKIKVLNPGG
- a CDS encoding 50S ribosomal protein L6, which translates into the protein MIRDVVKIPEGIQVKIEGNTVEVSGKKGSIKKTFGFPEVVIKQGNGTVVIEAPSPKRKLKAAVGTIKAHLRNMIKGVTDGYTYKLRIVYSHFPIKVEVKGNKVLIHNFLGEKYPRVAEILEGVTVRVEGDEIIVSGIDKEAVGQTAANIEQATVVRYRDRRIFQDGCYITEKG